The proteins below come from a single Hyphomicrobium denitrificans ATCC 51888 genomic window:
- a CDS encoding intradiol ring-cleavage dioxygenase, producing MTFLMTRFLSRRQALGTVLAAPATAVLTGAAHADQTTLAAADQPPGQCRLYPQAVEGPFYFDPKLVRSDISDGRPGMPLRLELRIIETATCAAIPNARVDVWHADAEGLYSGYAGQGAGRSVSTKGERFLRGTQMTDADGVVRFQSVYPGWYPGRTPHIHVKLFVGEKRVATAQVYFPDEFSARIYTTYEPYKLRSIADTTNDEDRIFRGGERDGGGTVLAVNQDGETVVAALLIGVDRTGQAAEHAERGIFRRMLGL from the coding sequence ATGACGTTTCTGATGACAAGATTTCTATCGCGGCGGCAAGCATTGGGGACGGTTCTCGCCGCTCCGGCGACGGCCGTTCTCACCGGCGCCGCGCACGCGGATCAGACGACGCTGGCGGCGGCAGATCAACCGCCCGGCCAATGCCGCTTGTATCCACAGGCCGTCGAAGGGCCGTTCTATTTCGATCCGAAGCTCGTGCGATCCGATATTTCCGACGGGCGGCCGGGCATGCCGTTGCGTCTTGAATTGCGCATCATCGAGACGGCCACATGCGCGGCCATTCCGAACGCTCGCGTCGACGTCTGGCACGCCGATGCGGAAGGCCTCTATTCCGGCTACGCGGGCCAAGGCGCCGGCCGCAGCGTCTCCACGAAAGGCGAGCGCTTCCTGCGCGGCACGCAGATGACCGACGCAGACGGCGTTGTCAGATTTCAATCGGTCTATCCGGGCTGGTATCCGGGGCGCACGCCGCACATCCACGTCAAGCTTTTCGTCGGCGAGAAACGGGTCGCGACGGCGCAAGTGTATTTTCCGGACGAGTTCAGCGCCCGCATCTATACGACGTACGAGCCCTACAAATTGCGGTCCATCGCCGACACGACCAATGACGAGGACCGCATTTTTCGCGGCGGCGAGCGCGACGGCGGCGGCACCGTGCTGGCGGTCAATCAGGATGGCGAAACGGTCGTCGCGGCGCTTTTGATCGGCGTCGACCGGACGGGCCAAGCCGCCGAGCACGCCGAACGCGGAATATTCCGGCGCATGCTCGGCTTATGA
- a CDS encoding glycosyltransferase has product MLAIPAIFTAALILVDEQALILWWVVLALPFLMIATVRLVAVWYVVRRQPKHWRGPLDDRRFDARLPTFSVLVPVYKEEAVVPGLVAAMRRIDYPPDRVEILFITEEHDQPTRQALLQSNLAQNMRVLTVPAGHPQTKPRALNFALQEAGGILVAVYDAEDIPDRDQLRRAAAAFVAGGPRLACVQAQLTIYNAKQSFFSRQFALEYKALFSGLLPALAFLKLPIPLGGTSNHFRRDLLRKCGGWDPFNVTEDADLGIRIARLGYDVAVIRSETSEEAPTEWRTWCGQRTRWIKGWIQTYLVHMRHPLRLWRDLGTWQFIGFQIMIGGMILSILVHPWFYVLIVNKAMSGAALMPAGAALQWIFSAHLMIGYGAAWLLTIVTARGSISGLWAAIWLPIYWLAISWAAYRAVIDLIFRPFHWEKTAHGAGASHRIALPKS; this is encoded by the coding sequence ATGCTCGCCATTCCGGCGATCTTTACGGCCGCGCTGATACTGGTCGACGAACAGGCTCTGATCCTGTGGTGGGTCGTACTCGCGCTTCCGTTTCTCATGATAGCGACGGTCCGGCTGGTCGCCGTCTGGTACGTTGTCAGGCGGCAGCCGAAACACTGGCGCGGGCCGCTCGATGATCGCCGCTTCGACGCCCGTCTTCCGACGTTTTCCGTGCTGGTGCCGGTGTACAAGGAAGAAGCGGTCGTACCGGGTCTCGTCGCCGCGATGCGCCGTATCGATTACCCGCCCGATCGCGTCGAAATTCTTTTTATAACGGAAGAGCACGATCAGCCGACCCGGCAGGCGCTGCTCCAGAGCAATCTCGCCCAAAACATGCGCGTCCTGACGGTGCCCGCCGGGCATCCGCAGACCAAGCCGCGTGCGCTGAATTTCGCGCTGCAGGAAGCCGGCGGAATTCTCGTAGCCGTGTATGACGCCGAGGACATTCCCGACCGCGATCAGCTTCGGCGCGCCGCTGCCGCCTTCGTCGCTGGAGGACCGCGCCTCGCCTGCGTGCAAGCGCAGCTTACGATTTATAATGCCAAGCAATCATTCTTCAGCCGGCAGTTCGCACTCGAATACAAGGCGTTGTTCAGCGGCCTGTTACCAGCGCTCGCCTTCCTGAAGCTGCCGATCCCGCTGGGCGGCACGTCCAATCACTTTCGCCGCGACCTTCTCCGGAAATGCGGCGGCTGGGACCCGTTCAATGTCACCGAAGATGCCGACCTCGGCATTCGCATTGCGCGGCTGGGCTACGATGTTGCCGTCATCAGATCGGAAACTTCGGAAGAGGCGCCCACGGAATGGCGGACGTGGTGCGGTCAGCGCACGCGCTGGATCAAAGGCTGGATACAGACGTATCTGGTGCACATGCGCCATCCTTTGAGGCTCTGGCGCGATCTCGGAACTTGGCAGTTCATCGGCTTCCAGATCATGATCGGCGGAATGATCCTGTCGATCCTCGTGCATCCCTGGTTTTACGTTCTGATTGTGAACAAAGCGATGAGCGGCGCAGCCCTGATGCCTGCCGGTGCGGCTTTGCAATGGATATTCAGCGCGCACTTGATGATCGGATATGGCGCCGCATGGCTTCTGACGATCGTTACGGCGCGCGGTTCGATTTCCGGGCTTTGGGCCGCCATATGGTTGCCGATTTATTGGCTCGCGATATCGTGGGCCGCCTATCGCGCCGTCATCGACCTGATTTTCAGGCCGTTTCATTGGGAAAAAACCGCGCACGGCGCTGGCGCGAGCCACCGGATCGCACTGCCGAAATCGTGA
- a CDS encoding lysophospholipid acyltransferase family protein — MKKLLRTTLLAKISAPMAAGLIRTVKATSRTVHEPPDLIERLRAQVPFIMAMWHGQFMMLADLNTREFNVSAMVARHGDAEIMAHVLEKFGISAIRGAGAGRRKKNRGGVYALRAAHHALEQGTIVAMTADVPASKPRVAGDGIVTLARLSGRPIIAVAAATSRYAVLNTWSKMTVNMPFSKLAVVGGDPIFVAADADDAAMENARLAVENSLNAVTARAYALAKQSDQQASDVPLAL, encoded by the coding sequence ATGAAGAAACTTCTTCGAACCACGCTGCTGGCAAAAATTTCGGCGCCCATGGCGGCTGGCCTCATCCGGACTGTCAAAGCAACATCTCGAACCGTCCACGAGCCGCCCGATCTCATCGAACGCCTGCGTGCGCAAGTGCCGTTCATCATGGCGATGTGGCACGGCCAGTTCATGATGCTCGCGGATCTCAATACGCGCGAATTCAATGTGTCCGCGATGGTCGCGCGACATGGCGATGCGGAGATCATGGCGCACGTTCTCGAAAAATTCGGCATCTCCGCCATTCGGGGCGCCGGAGCGGGACGGAGGAAGAAGAACCGCGGCGGTGTCTATGCTCTGAGAGCCGCTCATCACGCTCTGGAACAGGGAACGATCGTCGCCATGACGGCCGACGTTCCTGCATCCAAGCCGCGCGTTGCTGGAGACGGCATTGTCACGCTCGCGCGTCTTTCCGGCCGGCCTATCATCGCAGTGGCGGCGGCGACGTCGCGTTACGCCGTGCTCAATACGTGGAGCAAGATGACGGTGAACATGCCGTTTTCGAAGCTTGCTGTGGTTGGCGGCGACCCGATTTTCGTCGCGGCCGATGCGGATGACGCGGCGATGGAGAACGCGCGTCTGGCTGTCGAAAATTCGCTGAATGCGGTTACGGCGCGCGCCTACGCACTGGCGAAGCAGTCAGATCAGCAGGCGAGCGATGTGCCTTTGGCTCTGTGA
- a CDS encoding GIY-YIG nuclease family protein, whose translation MKRPCVYILASKPYGTLYVGVTSDLPHRMAQHDQGLIDGFTKKYRVKTLVYYEMHETMDAAIVREKRLKRWQRTWKYRLIEQMNPEWSNLVDAATGEIEFGSIDAPNLVPDSPSNLDGSPPTRG comes from the coding sequence ATGAAGCGCCCGTGTGTCTACATTCTCGCAAGTAAACCATATGGGACACTCTACGTTGGTGTGACCAGCGATCTGCCGCATCGAATGGCGCAGCACGACCAAGGTCTCATCGACGGGTTCACTAAGAAGTATCGCGTTAAGACGCTCGTCTACTACGAGATGCACGAAACTATGGATGCCGCGATCGTCCGTGAAAAAAGATTAAAGCGCTGGCAGCGAACTTGGAAGTATCGGCTTATCGAGCAAATGAACCCGGAATGGAGCAATTTGGTTGATGCAGCGACAGGTGAGATTGAGTTCGGTTCGATAGATGCACCAAACTTAGTTCCAGACTCGCCAAGTAACCTGGATGGATCCCCGCCTACGCGGGGATGA
- a CDS encoding SAM-dependent methyltransferase, whose translation MRLALQSLINSCVQHGSLTLVLPNGERLQAGDGSGTPLTLTLTDQRAGRELFLNPELAFGELYTDGRLLVSGGSIYDVLELLGHNLDTLSPPQMGRIRHALRTAFDGWRHRNSEKLARHNVHHHYDIDDRIYSLFLDSDRQYSCAYFASEKESLEEAQLAKKRHIAAKLLVSEGASVLDIGSGWGGLAIYLSDVCGADVTGLTLSPEQLKVAERRANERKLTDHVHFRLQDYRALEQTFDRVVSVGMFEHVGARDYDTFFNVVRRSLKDDGVALLHSIGRLDGKSPTNPWFERYIFPGSHVPSLAEVLPSIEMSGLIVTDIEILRLHYADTLAAWRSRFLGHRKEAEAVLGDRFCRMWEFYLASAEAGFRYGGLMVFQIQLARKLDTVPRTRDYIGAEEIRLRQSEQARATYAIAAE comes from the coding sequence ATGAGGCTCGCACTTCAATCTCTAATCAACAGCTGTGTTCAGCACGGGTCATTGACCCTTGTCTTGCCGAACGGCGAACGGCTGCAAGCCGGTGACGGCTCCGGTACTCCGTTGACGCTGACATTGACGGATCAACGCGCCGGGCGAGAGCTGTTCCTCAATCCGGAGCTGGCTTTCGGCGAGCTTTATACGGATGGTCGACTGCTCGTTTCCGGCGGCTCCATTTATGACGTTCTCGAGCTTCTGGGACATAACCTCGATACGTTGTCGCCGCCGCAGATGGGACGAATTCGCCATGCGCTCCGCACGGCGTTCGATGGCTGGCGCCACCGCAACTCCGAGAAGCTTGCGCGCCACAACGTCCATCATCATTACGACATCGACGATCGCATTTATTCGCTGTTCCTCGATTCCGACCGGCAGTATTCGTGCGCCTACTTCGCCTCCGAAAAGGAAAGCCTCGAAGAAGCACAGCTCGCAAAGAAGCGTCACATTGCTGCGAAGCTCCTCGTTTCGGAAGGCGCGTCGGTCCTCGATATCGGCAGCGGCTGGGGCGGCTTGGCGATCTACCTGTCCGACGTATGCGGAGCGGACGTCACGGGGCTGACGCTTTCCCCCGAGCAACTCAAGGTCGCCGAGCGGCGCGCGAACGAACGAAAACTCACCGACCACGTCCATTTCCGTTTGCAGGATTACCGCGCGCTCGAGCAGACGTTCGATCGCGTCGTTTCCGTCGGTATGTTCGAGCATGTCGGCGCACGCGATTACGACACGTTTTTCAATGTCGTGCGGCGCAGTTTGAAGGACGACGGCGTCGCGCTTCTGCATTCGATCGGCCGCCTGGATGGCAAGAGCCCGACGAACCCGTGGTTCGAGAGATACATTTTTCCGGGAAGTCACGTGCCGTCGCTGGCCGAAGTCCTACCCTCGATCGAAATGTCGGGACTGATCGTGACGGACATAGAGATCCTGCGCCTGCACTATGCCGACACGCTGGCCGCGTGGCGTAGCCGCTTCCTCGGCCATCGTAAGGAGGCGGAAGCCGTACTCGGCGACCGGTTCTGTCGCATGTGGGAGTTCTATCTCGCATCCGCAGAGGCAGGGTTCCGCTATGGCGGACTGATGGTGTTTCAAATCCAGCTGGCGCGAAAACTCGACACGGTTCCGCGCACGCGCGACTACATCGGAGCCGAGGAAATCCGTCTGCGCCAGTCTGAGCAGGCGAGAGCCACTTACGCGATTGCGGCAGAGTAG
- a CDS encoding transporter substrate-binding domain-containing protein produces MASITVCCQTGNGVAAEKSGVRRRRSLTARSSRRITRKKDSQGTGVGGDADGGFCRRRSADRGLSFPTVDMHAPEPTAGSDVRPRGSICSSLEPATGLRLRISFSSKNLPYTAVHMKTGSRIPRLFGAALVVALASSAGWAVAQNAKTLPSLSDTRVAPQQTEAASRRVVIRFLTDSDFPPFDFYDEDGVLIGFNVDLARAICLELNTSCDIKARPWDELFGGLKNGEADAVIAAHRVTPAALKDVEFTDRYFHTPGRFAGRKDSPKVEMTPSGLDGQRIAVARGTAHEAYLKAFFRDSPLVVFENADLAREALAGGKADFIFDDGISLAFWLNGTLSRQCCEMRGGPYLEPKFFGDGLAIAVPKNDPQIRLLLNKGLDRVRASGRFEELVQRYFPVRIY; encoded by the coding sequence ATGGCGAGCATTACTGTTTGCTGCCAAACCGGAAACGGAGTCGCGGCGGAGAAATCCGGGGTGCGTCGGCGCAGATCGTTGACCGCGCGGTCGAGCCGCCGGATCACGCGCAAAAAAGATTCCCAAGGCACCGGCGTCGGAGGAGACGCAGATGGCGGCTTTTGCCGTCGCCGTAGCGCCGACCGCGGCTTATCGTTCCCCACCGTTGACATGCATGCCCCCGAGCCGACGGCGGGTTCCGACGTTCGGCCGCGCGGGAGTATATGCTCTAGTTTAGAACCAGCAACGGGACTAAGACTGCGAATCTCATTTTCGTCGAAAAACCTTCCGTATACTGCGGTGCATATGAAAACCGGATCGCGCATTCCTCGACTGTTCGGCGCTGCGCTCGTCGTGGCGCTTGCCAGCTCGGCAGGCTGGGCCGTCGCTCAAAATGCAAAGACACTCCCATCGCTCAGCGATACCCGGGTTGCGCCGCAGCAGACCGAGGCCGCATCCAGACGCGTCGTTATCCGCTTCCTGACCGACAGCGATTTCCCGCCGTTCGATTTCTACGACGAAGACGGTGTTCTGATCGGTTTCAATGTCGATCTCGCGCGGGCGATCTGTCTCGAGCTCAACACGTCGTGCGATATCAAGGCCCGGCCGTGGGACGAGTTGTTCGGTGGGCTAAAGAACGGCGAAGCGGATGCTGTCATCGCCGCTCACAGAGTAACGCCGGCCGCGCTCAAAGACGTGGAATTCACCGACCGTTATTTCCATACGCCGGGCCGGTTCGCGGGCCGGAAAGATTCGCCCAAGGTCGAGATGACGCCGAGCGGCCTCGACGGCCAGCGTATCGCGGTGGCGCGCGGCACGGCGCACGAGGCGTACCTCAAGGCGTTTTTCCGCGACAGCCCGCTCGTCGTTTTCGAGAATGCCGACCTTGCGCGCGAAGCGCTGGCGGGGGGCAAGGCCGACTTTATCTTCGACGACGGGATATCGCTCGCCTTCTGGTTAAACGGCACGCTTTCGCGCCAGTGCTGCGAAATGCGCGGCGGGCCCTATCTCGAGCCGAAGTTTTTCGGCGACGGGCTGGCTATTGCCGTTCCCAAAAACGATCCCCAGATCAGGCTCCTGCTCAACAAAGGTCTGGACCGGGTGCGGGCTTCCGGCCGGTTCGAGGAGCTTGTGCAACGATATTTTCCAGTCAGAATTTATTGA
- a CDS encoding glycoside hydrolase family 3 N-terminal domain-containing protein — MLRSFAAAVIGLGFLATLLALPPDAADARSYRSHVSAKKKTYWARNKARHRAAIRARRNAVPAVAKQAATPPGQPLPPKRPLKLLTRADILGSDPARLERLGRRIIVGFQRFDEVRPLVEKGGIAGIFITDHNVRGRKADDVAKDIQSLQDIRKAQGLPRLIVAADQEGGYVSRLSPPLKQQPSLGTLVARLKNDEDREKAVRAYAEVQAQGLERLGVTMNFGPVVDLRLGTSRRNDGETQLFWRAIDSNPYLVAKVAGWYCDTLTKFDIICTLKHFPGLGRVARDTHVVTGEISATTAQLELSDWLPFRRLMGKPGIATMIGHVRVTAADKETPASYSGEVINSFIRARTEGDVLLITDDLGMGAVTRSKDGLGGAAVKSVNAGVDLLLLSDAALYYDTVMSALIEADSNNEIDQARQIQARERLSKYVFVDDSPPHAAPPQHAQQEPPHTPPAN; from the coding sequence ATGCTCCGTAGCTTTGCCGCCGCAGTCATAGGTCTTGGCTTCCTCGCAACGCTGCTGGCGCTGCCTCCGGATGCCGCCGACGCGCGATCGTATCGCAGCCACGTCTCGGCGAAGAAGAAAACGTATTGGGCACGCAACAAGGCCCGGCATCGCGCCGCCATACGAGCCCGCCGCAACGCGGTTCCAGCCGTTGCAAAACAAGCCGCCACGCCCCCCGGTCAACCACTGCCCCCGAAGCGGCCTCTGAAACTTCTGACGCGCGCCGATATTCTCGGATCAGATCCGGCCCGGCTCGAACGTCTCGGACGGCGCATCATCGTCGGGTTTCAACGCTTCGACGAAGTGCGGCCGCTGGTCGAGAAGGGCGGCATCGCCGGCATTTTCATCACCGATCATAACGTTCGCGGCCGCAAGGCCGACGACGTCGCGAAGGACATTCAGAGCCTTCAGGACATTCGCAAAGCGCAAGGACTGCCCCGTCTGATCGTCGCCGCCGACCAGGAAGGCGGATACGTGTCGCGCCTGTCGCCGCCGTTGAAGCAGCAGCCATCGCTCGGCACGCTCGTCGCCAGGCTGAAAAACGACGAAGACCGCGAGAAGGCCGTCCGCGCCTATGCCGAGGTGCAAGCGCAGGGGCTCGAGCGGCTCGGCGTCACGATGAACTTCGGCCCCGTCGTCGACCTCCGACTTGGAACGTCACGCCGCAACGACGGCGAAACGCAGCTGTTCTGGCGCGCCATCGACAGCAACCCGTATCTCGTCGCCAAAGTCGCGGGCTGGTATTGCGACACGCTGACGAAATTCGACATCATTTGCACGCTGAAGCATTTCCCGGGTTTGGGGCGTGTGGCGCGCGATACGCATGTCGTGACGGGGGAAATCTCGGCGACCACCGCGCAGCTCGAACTCAGCGACTGGCTTCCCTTCCGCCGTCTCATGGGCAAGCCCGGCATCGCAACAATGATTGGGCATGTGCGCGTCACGGCGGCCGACAAGGAAACGCCCGCGTCCTATTCGGGCGAAGTCATCAACTCGTTCATCCGGGCACGCACGGAGGGCGATGTCCTTCTGATCACCGACGACCTCGGCATGGGCGCCGTGACGCGCTCGAAGGACGGGCTCGGCGGCGCGGCGGTCAAATCCGTCAACGCGGGCGTCGACTTGCTGCTGCTTTCCGACGCCGCGCTCTACTACGATACCGTCATGTCGGCGTTGATCGAAGCCGACAGCAACAATGAAATCGATCAGGCGCGGCAGATCCAGGCGCGCGAACGGCTTTCGAAATATGTTTTCGTGGACGATTCCCCGCCGCATGCCGCGCCTCCGCAGCATGCGCAGCAGGAACCGCCTCACACGCCTCCGGCGAATTGA
- a CDS encoding DUF3175 domain-containing protein, with protein sequence MAPVGAQPTKLWSADVTRNSDALDLEDSVFNKRRPEDIARSLKRSALRSRRRKGTPFQSAMSMLTFYINRAGKNLPQSRRHTLDRAKDELRKVFRRPA encoded by the coding sequence CTGGCACCGGTCGGCGCGCAGCCAACCAAGCTCTGGTCGGCGGACGTGACGCGCAACAGCGACGCGCTGGATTTGGAAGACAGCGTATTCAATAAGCGCAGGCCCGAGGACATCGCGAGGTCGCTGAAGCGCTCTGCTTTGCGAAGCCGGCGTCGCAAGGGCACGCCTTTCCAGTCGGCGATGTCGATGCTGACGTTCTACATCAATCGTGCCGGCAAGAACCTGCCTCAGAGCCGCCGCCATACCTTGGATCGCGCGAAGGACGAGTTGCGAAAAGTTTTCCGCCGTCCGGCTTAG